Sequence from the Bacillota bacterium genome:
AGTGCTTCATCTCCAGGCGTTCCGGCTCGATGCCGATGTCCGCCAGGAGCTTCTTGGTATATTCGACCCGCTGGCGGGCGCGAAGGTTGCCCGTCACGAAGTTGCAGCTGTCCTCGAAACACCCTAGTACCAGCACCCCGTCGGCCCCCTCCTCGAAGGCCTTGAGGATGTGGATGGTGTCCACCCGGCCTGTGCAGGGAACCGCCAGGAGGGTCACACCCTGGTGGTACCTGCCGCCCAGCGTGGTGGCCTGGTCCGCAGAGACGCAGGCCGAATGCTCACAGCAGAATGCCGCCACGCGGGGGGTGCACTCGCTCATAGTTTCCATCCCCCCATCACCTTGAGTTCTGCGTAGAACTCCTCATCGGAGTAGCCGGAGTAGGAAATGGCCTTGGCCGGGCACATGGTTGCGCAGACCCCGCAGCCCCTGCATGCTGCCACATCCACCACAGCGGCCCGCTTCTGGGCGCCCTCGAAGGGCGGGATGGCGATGGCCAGGTGCGGGCAGGCCCGCACGCACGTGAGACACCGGGCACACTTCACCGGGTCCACCTCGGCCTTGCGGAGGTCATCAGGGTGAGACGGCGCCTCCAGGGCCTTCAGGAACCGGGATACCTCCATGGCTATGGCCCGGGCCTCCACAGCGGAGTCATGGCCGTCGAGGTCCCCCCTGGCACCCCCAAGGGTCCACACGCCCCGGCGGTTGGTGAAGATGGGGAACAGCCTCACGTTCTCTTGCTGGAAGAAGCGACCCTTCCAGGTACCTATTCCAAGGAGGCCCGAAAGGTCAAGATCCCTGGCGGAGAGTCTCTCGTCCAGGACCAGCACATCCAGGGGAACCCTCACGGGTTCTTCCGCGAAGGAACCCCCCAGTGAGGGCATCCTCGCGGTTACGCTGGGGCTTAGCCCATCAAGGCTGGCCCGGGCGGGCTCGCCCTCCTCCTTGGCGAAGAACACGCCGGATGCCCTAGATTCCCTGTAAAGGGTCTCAAGCCCCGGGCCAGCTACCTTCGCATCCCTGGCGAAAACGTATGTCTCGCACGCGTAGTCTGACTGCAAGGCGCCAGCCATGGCCACGGCCCTAGAGGTTTGGGATACTGAGTCCCGGGCGGACACATCCACCAAGAACCCTACCCTGAGCCCCCTGAGCCTGCACACGGCGGTGAAATCATCACCCTTGAGCATCGCTTCCAGGCCTGAGAGGCTCCACACCGTGGGACCCAGCTCAAGGCCATGGTCCTCCTCGCTGAACCGGGATTCCTTGCCCGTGGCAATCACCAGGGCCCCCGCTGTGACCTCGTTCACATCCTTGCCTAGCTCCACCTCCAGGGCAAAGCGGCCGGGACCTCCGGAGAGGCTCCTCACGCGGCCCTGGACAGGAACGGCCTCATATCCCAGGGAGGCCACCTCGGATGCCACCAGGTCAGCGTCGGGACCTGTACCCAGGATGGCCACGGACCTTGAGCCCTGGACGGGCTCGGGCTTCTTCCACTCCCTCTCCTGGACCCTGGCCACCGCCGCCGCCAGCAGCATGGCTGCCTTGTCCTGTGCATTGTCATGGGCCCAGGAGCACTGCTCCCTCAGGTTCACAAAGAGGGCTGTTCCTGGGTTCCAGCCAGCCTCAGCCAGGGCCTCCCCCATGGTGGTGGCCGATGCCCAGGGAGAGCACGCGGCAACCACCACCCGCTCCACACCCTCTCTGCCCAGGAGCGTGGCGGCCTCGGAGAACTCCTCAGGGTCACACATCTCGCTGACCCGGCGGGCAGGCACGCCCTGGGGCAACGACGCCTCCAGGGCGTCCAGGTCAATGTTGCGGAGGCTACCACCGCAGTCGCATAACAGCAGGCCCGTCTTGTATTTCGTCATGTGACCTCAACTCCCAGGAGCGAAATGACAGCCTTGGCCGCCCCCCGGGCATGGGCCTGGGTACCGGGGATGGCCATGGGCCCAGTGCAGGCGCCCGCCAGGAACACACCGGGCCGCCTGGTGGACCACGGTGACCCACCCTGGCCAAAGAAGCCGTGGGCATCCTTGTTGAGCCCCAGCCGCTGGGCTAGGAACTCCGTGTCGCCTCCAGGCCAGACACCGACCGATAGCACCACCGCGTCGAACTCCTCCCATACCACGTGGGCCGCCCGGACATCCTCGTAGCCCACCTTCACCTTTCCTCCCTCGGCCTTGACCTCTCCGGGCATCCCCTGGATGAGACGAAGGTTCCTGGAGGCCTCCTGGTACAGGTCGCCAGCCCCCTTGGCCGCGGTCTGGAGGTCCATGTAGAGCACGGATACCTCGCACTGGGGCATCCCGTTCTTCAAGTGAAGCGCCATTCGCAGGCCGTACCTGCAGCACACCTCAGAGCAGTAGTTGCTCCCCAGCTGGACGTTCCTGGAGCCCACGCACTGGATGAAGGCCACGTGGCCGGGCTGGGAGCCGTCCGGCATGAGCAGCGTGGAATGAGCCCTCAGGGTCTCCTCCATCTCCAGGCCCGTGTATACCTGGGGGAATCGCCCGTATCCGAGGTTCGGGAGCACCGACGGGTCAAAGGCCTCGAAACCCGTGGCCACTATCACAGCGCTGGCCTCTATCTGGTACTCCCGGGCCTGGGCGCCGGGGTTGATTGCCCCGAAGGGACACACCTTCGCCATCTCCTCAAGGGAGTGGCCCTGGCAGTGTTCCAGGGTATAGGTGGAGGGTACCCCCCCGCCAGGGAGGGGCTTCACACAGTCACAACCCCTCTCTAGGCACCACTGGGCGCACAGGCCGCACCCGGTACAGAGCGCGGGGTCTATGTAGAGGGGTGCCTGGCGCACCCTGGCCAGGAAGGCACCGGGCTCCCCCTCCAGGGATACCACCTCGGCCCGGACGTGAAAGCCTAGGCCTGGGGTTCTCCTGAGTTCCTCAATCTTGTCGCTGGCCAGGCATACTCCGCACTTCTGGCACTTGTCCGTGGCCTTGCAGCCGTATTTCACCGTCTTGCCGCCAAGGTAGGCAGACTTCTCCACGATCTCCACGGGCACGCCCATCCTGCCCAGCTCAACAGCCGCGGTGATACCTGCCAGCCCACCTCCGATGACCAAAACCCTTGTGTTAGCCAAATCACCGCCCCCTTAGGTTCCCTTGGGTCTTACCCTCGCCTCTGGCGGAAGACCTTCAGGTAGGAGTCGGCGTAGATCTCCTGGTTCAGGAGGATCCTGCCGGTGGCTATGGCATCCATGAGGGCTCCGTCCTCGACATTGAGTATTGCGGCGTCGAGCCCCATGGCCATGGCCATCACCATGAAGGTCCGGTCCACCAAGGGCCGGTCCACGGCCTTCTGTGACACATTGCTCAAGCCCACCACGGTCTTAGGCGGGGGGCTGGAAAGGCTCTTGACGTTTGCGATGGTCGTAAGGACCTCAGGCACGTGGTCCTGGGCCACGTTCACAGGGAGTATGAGCGGGTCGATGAAAAGGTCCTCCAGGGGGAAACCGAACTCGTCGGCCGCCGCCACCAGTTCCATGGCCAGGGCCGTCCTGTTGTCGGCGTCCTTGGGTATGCCCTTTTTGTCCATGGTGAGGCCGATGACCTTGGCCCCGTATTTCTTGGCCATGGGGAACACCCGCTCGACCTTGGGCCTCTCTGCCGGGCAGGAGTTGACCAGGGCAGACTTCTTGCAGACCTGGAGCCCTGCCTCGATAGCATCGTAGTCAGTGCTATCCAAACACAGGGGGAGGTCAGAGACCTCCTGCACAACGCTGACCAGCCACTTCATGGCCTCCACCCGGTCTTCGGCTGTGGGTCCCACATTGACGTCCAGGTAGGTGGCACCCGCCTCGGTCTGAACTATGGCCAGTCTCTTGATGGTCCCGGCGTCCTTGGTCCTGACGGCCTTCCCCACATCCCGAAACATCCCGTTGATGCGTTCACCTATGAGAATCACATCGATCCCTCCCGGGAATTGATGGCCTTCTTAGAAGGCATTAGAGACCATGAGCTCCTCTACCTGGCGCCGCACCATCTCCACGCTCCTGGGATGCCTCAGCACCAGGACGTGGATGCCCGACTGGAGCAGGGCCGAAGCTGTCACGCCCTCGAAGAGAATCCCACGGCCCTCCAGGTCCCCCCAACCGGGGAACTGGTCCTGGGGCGCATTGGCCTCCTTGGACCTCCAGGCCTCGTATCCCACTATGCCGATGGTGGGCATGGCAAGCATGGAGTCACCACTCAGGGCTCCCAGGCGCATCCTCTCGAGGATGCTGTAGACGTACTCGATACCGTAACCCAGGGCCGCCGCGGTGGGGTCAATGACAATGCGATCCAGGGGCACGCTCATCTCCGAGATGAGGATGTTCAGCTGCTTGCAGATGTTGATGTCGATGGGTGACTGGGCTATGATGCAGTGCTTGTTGGCCATGCAGGCAGCCGACAGGGTCTTGTAGTTCTCCTGCGTGGCCACGCCCAGGAGGAGGTTCTCTCCAGCCCCCGCCTCTGCCACCGTGGGCATCACCAGGTTATCCTTCTCGGCATCCCCGCACCCCACAACGATGAGGGGAACATCCACAGCCTCCAGCACCTTCTTCACGGTCTTCCCGCACTGGTCGGGCCCGGTATTCTCCAGGTCCGGGTGGGCCGATTGCAGCCTCAGGTAGACGAGGTCGGCTCCCAGCTCGCTGACACACTTCTGGGCCCAGGCCGCCGGGTCGCCTAAGACGTCCCTAAAGGGCTTCTTCACCACTTCATTCCAGTCTTCGGGGTCCCTGTCCACCACCTCCAGGGCGATGACAGGCCTTGAGGGCTGCTCTCCTTCAAAGTGAAGGAAGGGCATTGTTGTCTCTCCGCCCACGGTGACAGTGTTGCCACGGGTGCCCCCCTGTTCCCGGGTGGCTCCCAGCACCACCTTACCTACCTGGCTGGTGTACCTTTCGACGATCTTCTCCACAGCCACGGATTATCCCCCTTCGCTAGTGACTCATGCTCCTACACTCTGTAAGATCTCACACACCGCCTGGAGTGCCGGGGAATCGCCGGGCAGGTCCACCAGGGGCTCTCCCTCCAGGTCCCGGCGGGCCACCTCCCCGTCCAGGGGAACCGTTCCCGCCAGATCAAGTCCGGTCTTCTGTATCTCCGGGGCCAGCGCCTCAAGGTCCCCCTGCCTCACCTTGGTGACGACCAGGAGCACCCTGCCTATGTTCAACTTCAGGGACTTGCAGAGCCCCTTTACCCTGCCTGCCGATCTGATACCCCTCACGGTGGGGTCTGACGTCACGAAGAGCACGTCCACGTCCCGGGCAAGCCTCCTTGAGAGGTGCTCCAGGCCGGCCTCGTTGTCCATGATCATGTAGGGGTAGTTCTCGCTAAGTCTCTCCACGTGACGCTTGAGGATCTCGTTGGGGAAGCAGTAGCAGCCGGGCCCCTCGGGTCCCCCCATCACCAGGAGGTCCACGTGACGCCCCTCAGCCAGGGACTCGTTCAGCCTGAGCTCGATGTAGGCGTCCTTGGTCATGCCCACGGGCACATCCTTGGCGGCCTTCGTCTCCGAGAGGATCTCCGAGATGGTCAGGTCAACCTCGAGGCCCAGCGCCTCGTTGAGGTTGGCGTTAGCGTCAGCGTCCACGGCGAGGATGGGCACCTTGCCCTGGTCCTCCAGGCACCGCACAGCCAGGGCCGCGAAGGTGGTCTTGCCGGTGCCTCCCTTACCCGCCACTGACAGGTGGATCCCCAAGGTTCTCCCCCTTTTTCTACCTGCTCTCCGAGCCTAATCCCGTGACTGACGGGAAGAGGCCCATGTCCGTGTGGGGTATGAACATAGCCGAGACATACTCTTCCATGAAGGTGGTTCCCACGCTCAACTCTAGATAGGTCATCTTCTGTGCCAACCCCAGGGCTTCGTCCCTGGCCTCCTGGCTCATGAGGGCGAGCCTCGCCCCCTTGATGGAGGTGTTGCCCACGAAGGTATAAAGTCCAGGGTCCACGTCGGGCAAAAGCCCGATCTCTACGGAATCCCGGATGTTCAGGTAGTTGCCGAACCCCCCGGCAATGTATATGCGGGAGATGGCCTCCAGGGGTAGGTCCACGGCCCTCAGGAGGGAGCGGATCCCAGCGTAAACCGCACCCTTTGCCCTGAGGAGGTTCTTCACATCGTTCTCGGTGATCACGATGTCCTGGCCTGTCTCCCCATATAGGCCCGGGACCACCAGGTACTCGGGACCGTCCTCCCCCATCAGGAGCCGGGGGTGCTCCCCATCCATGAGGAAACTCCCGGATCGATCGATAATCCCGGCGCGCCTCATCTCGGCCAGGGCATCCACCAGCCCCGAGCCGCAGATCCCCTTGGGCTCCGAGCCACCTACCGTTGTGATGTGGCAGTCCAGCGTACCTGGCTCGATCTCCAACCGCTCTATGGCGCCGGGGCTGGCCCTCATGCCCGAGGTTATGCCGCTCCCCTCGAAGCAGGGTCCAGCCGAACAGGCGCAGGAGACCAGCCAGTCACAATTCCCCAGCACCATCTCCCCGTTGGTTCCGATGTCAATGAAGAGTGAAACCTCCTCGCTGTGAGCCATGCCTGTGGCCAGGACACCTGAGACGATGTCCCCGCCCAGGTAGCTGGCCACGGACGGGAAGGCCCATACCGGAGCCTCCGGGTGAACCTGGAGTCCCAGCTCCCCCGCGGGGACCGGCGGGAAGCCGGTGGCCGCCGGGATGTAGGGCTCAAGCCTGATGTACCGGGGAGACACCCCCATGAAGAGGTGGGTCATTGTGGTGTTCCCGGCGACACATGCCGCCTGGATCTCCCCGGGCTCGATGCCCCTCTGGCTTAAAGCCTTGCGAACGAGCCCATTTATCGTTTCCACGCACGCCTCCTGGAGCTCCCGGAGCCCCCCGGGGTTTTCTGAGGCGTGGATAATGCGGCTTATCACATCGTCCCCAAACAAGGCCTGGCGGTTGTAGGTGCCACGGCTGTCCAGGATCGCGCCTGTAGCCAGGTCCACGAGGTAGGTGACAATGGTGGTCGTACCTATGTCCACCGCTAGGCCAACCCCGGGCCCGGTGCTCTCACACCCGGGCTTCAGCCCGAAGGCCTCCAGTGACCTGGATGCCCGGGAAAGGCTCAGGGTGACCCTCCACTCGGCCTGCCTTAGTGTCTCTGGCATCCCCTCGAGGAAACGCCGTGGCGCCAGGATCTCCCCTTGGATGCCCGCCTTCCTGATGTGAGTCCTGAGTCTCACCAGGTCAGCCGCGCAGTCACTTAGGGTGGGAGGGTCCATCCTCAGGGCCACCCGGAAGGCCAGGGGGCTTGACGGGTAACGCTCGGGGCTCTCCAGGGACTCCTCTGCCAGGACCTCCCTCCGGCTCATCTTGTCCAGGAGCACCCTGTGGTCCGCCAGGCGGGAGGTCTCGGGAACCTCCACCACCGTGTCACCCTGTACCAGCGATGAGCAGGCCTGCACATAGCCGGCCTCCTTGAGCCGGGGAGGAAGGTGCCCCTGTTCCGCCGCGACAAGACCCTCCTTGACCAGGACGGCGCAGCGCCCGCAGGTGCCCTCCCCGCCGCAGTTGCTCCTGATAGGTATTCCGGCCAGGGTGGCCGCGCGCAAAAGGTCTGTTCCCGCATCCACCTGTACGCTGGCATCCTCCGGCATGAACCGGACCGTGAACCGTTTCACATCATCACTTCCGTATCTATTGCTTCCTTGACCTCACCCAGGCAGGGATGCCCGAGGCCTCCCTGGGCCCCACGAGCACCTTCCATCCCGAGAGCTCCTGGAGCTTGCCTGAGAGCACCGCCACGTGCCCGGGAATGACCGCCTCACGGTGGTTCACCATTTCCTCAAGCCCGCTGGCCTTGATGGCTTCAGCTATGGATTCGCCGCTGAACTTGCCAGCTGCCCACGCCGTCAGCACTGAGGTGCCGTCGGTGTCCACCGCCAGGATGTAGCCGGGAACCTTTGATGCGTCCACCTCTCCCTCCACCGCGAAGTAGGAGAGGGAGAAGTTGGTTGTGACGTACACCGGGCTCTCCGGTGTGACGTTCCCTACCGTCCACACCTTGGCCTCTACCTGGATGGGTTTCTGCGGGTCGGTGTAGACGTTGAGTCTCCAGGTGATGAGTGGGAGCAATTCGTGTAGCTCGCATGCATCCATCACGACGATGCTGGCGAACTTGGCCACATACATGGAGGCCTCCACAACCTGGAGGTCGGTTTCCTGGGCCTTGGTAAAGGCGATGGTGGGATAGCCAAAGGGCCTGAACTTCTTCTTCACAGAAAGCCTGCGGATCTGGGTCAGGGCAGCCAGCGCCGGGGAGAGCTCTCTGTCGCCGGGGTCCAGCACCAGTTCCTTGTAGTCCAAGGCGGCAACCTTTGCTGAGAGGTTGGCCACATCATCAAGGCCACTGCCCAGGACGGCCAGGGGGCAGCCGTACTTCTTGGCTACCTCTGTCACAGCCTCGAAGTTATCCACGGTAGCCGCGTACAGCAAGGGCTTGCGCTCCGCCACCAGGCCCACTATCTCCTCCATGAGGGCCTGATTTCCCGCAAATGGCCTCACATCAACGATGAGGTTCCACTGGGTCTTGTCCCTGGCCGCCTTCAAGGTGGCCTTGAAGGCCTCCGCATCACCGGACTCGGCCATGACGGCTACTCCGTCAACCCGGAAGGTCTGGCCCACCCTGTCGTATACCAGGGCGTTCACCTTCCTGATCTTGGCCTCGAGGTCCTCCGGGGCCATCATATCGGTCACCCGGATGAAGATGCCTGTGGGACTGACAAAGGTCTTGTCATGCCTGTAGATGACGGTCTCGTCCCCCATCTTCAGCGCTGTTTCGCCCGTACCCATCACAACGGTCTTGATGGGAGGAGCCGCTGCTGAAGAGAGGTTCTCCCGGGCTTCCTCGGTCACGTAGGGACAGGCGTCCAGGGACGCCTTTCCAGCAGCCAGCTGCATGGCGAAAGCCAGGCACGTAGGGGGCCCGCACTCGCCGCAGTTCTTCTTTGGGAGCTGCTTATAGATATCCAGTCCCGTCAGGGCCATGCTAGTTGATCCTCCTTTTCTTATTGCTCACCCCGGGGCAACGCATCGCCCCAAGGAAGAAAGGCCAAGATTTGACGACCATAAAGGGGAAAACTGCAAACCTAATACTCATTCGACGACTGTAGCAGGAATCCTCCGGGCAGCGGCCCTAGCGGGGAGAGTGGCACTTGCGTGAACTTTCAGTACCGCTAGAAGCGTGAGGCCGGGTGATCCCTCACCCGGCCTTCAGTGTTATTCATCTTGGACTAGAGCCCGGTTCTCCCCCACGAGTCCCTCTCCAATCCCTGTCTCCCCGCGGCCAATATAGCATTCCGGGCCTGGGGCGTCAAAAAAGGGGGAATGCCCTCTAGGACGGCGTGTCCTCCCCCGGGGTGGGCGCCTCAGGCTGCCTAGAACGCGTCATCCGGGGAAGCACCCAGGTGATGCCCAGGAATACCAGGGCTATGACGATGCTGGCCACCTGGGCAAGGCTCATTCCCGCCAGGTATAACCCGGAGTCCCGCCAGACCTCCGCCACGAACCTCACCAGCGCGTATCCTATGACGTAGTGAAGGAACACCTGCCCGTCATACGAGGGCCTGCGCAGTCTCCATATGAGGTACCCGAAGAGCCCGAAGTCAAGGAGCATCTCGTAGATCTGGGCCGGGTGTCGAAGGCCCGGCGCATACCTGGTCAGGGTGGCCCAGGGCACACCGGAGAGCACACCGTAGCAGCACCCGTTCAGAAAACACCCCACCCGGGCGATGCCCGTGCCCAGGGCAACCGCTGGGGCTACAACGTCTGCGTGGGGCCAGAAGGCCACCCTCAGCCTTAATGAGACCAGGTACCCTGCGAACAACCCCCCGAGGACCCCCCCGTGGAGGGAGAGGCCACCGTCAGGGAGGTTCAGGATGGACACGGGGTTCTCCAGGTATGGGCCGGGATTGAGAAGCACATAAAGGAGCCGCGACCCGGCAATGGCGGCCATCACGATGTAGACGGCCGCCTGCAGGATAGCATCAGCGCTAAGGCCTTTCCTCCTCGCCAGGGTCATGGACACCAGGGTGCCACATATGAAGGCCAGGGCCAGGAATGTACCGTAGGCGTAGATCTTCAAAGGCCCCAGTTGCACTAGGACTGGGTGCACAGGCCATGCCTCCTGCGTCAGACGTACTTGTCCAGGCGCCTCTTCAACTCGGCCTTGGGCAGGAAGCCCACCAGCCTGTCCACGGCCTCCCCGCCCTTGAACACCATCATGGTGGGGATGCTCATAACCCCATATTGTCCCGCCAGCGCCTGGTTCTCATCCACGTTAACCTTGGCGATGGTCATCTTGCCCGAGTACTCCTGGGCCAGCTCGTCAAGGATCGGGGCTACCTGCCGGCACGGGCCGCACCAGGGTGCCCAGAAGTCCACGAGGACGGGGCCCGGGGCCTCAGTGACCTCCTTCTTGAAACTCGCCTCGGTTACATGGGTAACCTCGGACATGCTCACTACCTCCTTCTTATACCCCTGGGGGTATCCAAGGCCATTATACCCTTCCCTCCAGAGGGGGTCAACAGGAGAACTTCATGAACAGTTCAATGGCCCTCTCGGCGGAGTCTCCCTCACCGGCGTCCTGGCGGATGCAGTCCAGGAGGTTTACGCTGATGATGCGGATACCCGTGTTGTTCACTGCCTCCCTTATGGCTGCCAGCTGCAGGATGACCTCCTCGCACTCCCTGCCCTCTTCTACCATCTTTATCACGCCCCGGGCCTGTCCCTCGACCCGCCTCATGCGGCGCAGTATGTCCTCCCGCCAGTCACCTTTGTCTTTCACCCGGGAATCCCTCCTTAGGGTAGAACTTCCTGCAGGACACCCGGGGGAAGGCCGGATCGCTCCCAGGCCTCCTGGTAGTTTCCCTTCGCCGGGTCCAGGTGCCCCGAGGCCAGCAGGGCGGCCTCCACCGCATTCGCGCCGAAACGAGCCCCTCCCATGGAGGGCATAGTGGCAAACACCCTCGGGGCGCCTCGCTCCTTAAGTTCCCTGGCGTCGCGCTCTCCCAGGGATGACGCCAGTATAGTAGTTCCCTGGAGGTGCCGCGGCATCCTTCTCCGCATTAGGTGAAACTCACCCGCCACCAACCCAAACCCCTGGGGGCCCAATGGAGTGCTCCCCCAACGCCCCTGTGCGCCACCCAGGGGGTAGAGGAGCCTCAAGGGAACCCTGGCGAGGAGGGGCATGAACAGGGGCGCCAGTGACTCGGCCACGGGCACGGGGGGGATGAGGGGGAGCCCCGAGGAGAAGTAGGGGTCTCCGGCCCAGACCAGGGCGCCAGCCTCCGCCAGAGCCCAGGCAAGCTCAGGCCTGTCCAGGTAAGCGGTGAAGAGCACCCTGAGCCCGTCGAGTCTCATCTCTTGCCCAAGGGCGGCCACGCACCCTGGCTCCACGTGGGCCTTGACGCCCTCCCCGTCTGTGAGGGGCGTCTCCCGGGCGAAACCGGCCAGGTACTGGCCGGCGGGAAACGGGTACCTCCTGGTCCTTGTCCTGTAGTACAGGTTGCAGCCGCCCAGGCCCAGGGCGTCCACTCGCCCGTCCATCTCCCGGAGCATCCTGGCGGCCCTATCCATGTCCCCGTCGCAGCCTCGCCTCTCCAGGTGGACCGTGGCACCCCCCAGATCCACATGGGCCTCCCGGTCCCCCGCCCGGGAACCCAGGGACACGCTGAGGGCGCGTCTCATCTCCTACGCCGCCAGGCAAGGTATAGAAGTACCAGGGCTACCAGGGGAGTGGACCCGCGGCTCAACTGGGCTACCAGGGGCAGCATGGAGGGCTCCGGCAGGGTGGGATGAAGCCCCCAGGTGTAGTCGGCGTAGTCGTTAACCAGGGCCCAGGCGGTGGCTGCCAGGACCGGGCCGGGGGATGGCGCCCATCGAGCGGAGAAAAGGATGGCCTGGAGGGCCATGGCCCCGTGAGAGAGGCTTAGGTGAAACATCTGGAAGTCCAGCACTCCGTTGCGAGCCCAGGCCAGGGCCATGACCAGTACCGTCCATGGGCCGTACTTGAGGTTTGAAAAGTAGGCAAAGGCCTCGAGCAGGGGGATCCTGCGCCCAGCCAGGAGTGACAAGAGGAAGGCCGAAAACAGCAGCACCGATAGGGGTGAGTCCGCCACCAGGGGCCACAGGTAGGCAGGGGTGGCCGCCAGCTGCTGGCGGTACCAGTAGAAGCCATACAGGGCCCCACCCAGGTTGACCAGGGCCAGGGGACCCCACCAGCGGCGGTCCCGGGGTAATGAGGTGAGCCATCCAATGATAACCAGGGGTCATCCCTCCGGGGTAGCAGCCATTCCGCTATGGGCATTCTACTACACGGAGGCCCACGGCGCAATTGGGGCCATGCGGGGCTCTAGGACCTTTCGAAGAAAGCGCTTCGGGCCACGGGAAGGGATCGGGCTGGGCTGGAAGAACTGTTGACCCAGGTATCAAGGAAGGGGGCACATCGTGAATGCGGTGAAGAAGTGCCTCAGGGAGGGAAGGCCTGCGGTGGGCCACTGGGTTAGCCTGGCCTGTCCTGCGGTAACGGAGATCCTGTCGGGATCTGGCATGGACTGGCTGGTGTTTGATACGGAGCACGGCTCCCTGGGTGATGAGACCCTGGAGGACCTCATGAGGGCAATGACGGGAAGCGGGGTAACTCCCCTTGCGAGGGTGGCGGGGAATGACCCCGTGCTCATCAAGAAGGTGCTGGACAGGGGGGCTCAGGGTGTGGTGGTCCCCCTGGTGAACTCCCCGGAGGAGGCTTTGGCCACCGTGGCGGCGTCGCGATACCCGCCGGAGGGCATCAGGGGGGTCGCGGGGACCAGGGCCAACCGTTACGGGGCCCACCTCCCCCAGTACTTCGCTGAGTGGAACGAAGACGTCCTGGTGGCATGCCAGGTCGAGACTACAGCGGCCCTCAGCCAGGTAGAGGCCATCGCGGCGGTGCCAGGTGTGGACATACTGTTCCTGGGACCCTATGACCTCTCGGCCAACCTGGGGATCCTGGGGCAGTTCCAGCACCCGGAGTTCCAGAGGGCAAAGGACCGGGTGCTCAAGGCCGCCCTGGATGCAGGGATCTGCGCAGGTTACTTCGCCAGTAGCGCCCAGGAGGCCATAGCCCGGATAGAGGAGGGCTTCCGCTTCGTGGCCATGGGGACCGATGCTCGCCTTCTTGCCCGGGCTGCAGAGGACCTCTACAGGGGGGTTAGGGCGTTCCTTGACGGGTGGGGCAACAGGCCTTGAACGGCTACTGCCAGATGACTGGAGCGAGGAACATGCTGAGAAGAAGCCATTGTGTCTTAGCCCTGCTGCTCATCGTGACCCTGGTGGCGGGTTGCGGCTTTAATCCCCAGGAAGGGGAGCCCTGCGAGCCGGACCCCCCCGGCAAGGAGCCGGGGAGCCCGCCCCCGGTGTGAGGTATAACCCCTGCCCCGTCGGGGCGGGATGGTGTCGCCGGTATGTTCCACAGGCACCTAGCCTAGTTTCTTGACAGGAGGCCACTCATGCCATTTCACAGCATATTCA
This genomic interval carries:
- a CDS encoding aldolase/citrate lyase family protein, whose amino-acid sequence is MNAVKKCLREGRPAVGHWVSLACPAVTEILSGSGMDWLVFDTEHGSLGDETLEDLMRAMTGSGVTPLARVAGNDPVLIKKVLDRGAQGVVVPLVNSPEEALATVAASRYPPEGIRGVAGTRANRYGAHLPQYFAEWNEDVLVACQVETTAALSQVEAIAAVPGVDILFLGPYDLSANLGILGQFQHPEFQRAKDRVLKAALDAGICAGYFASSAQEAIARIEEGFRFVAMGTDARLLARAAEDLYRGVRAFLDGWGNRP